In Clostridiales bacterium, a single window of DNA contains:
- a CDS encoding LCP family protein, which translates to MEKRITFSKKRILWIVITCIMIPILAYCIYFTYLLYFRKSPTIVKTSINSDEESMGQLLDVPNEKESGVENIVLFGVDNRTPTEHGRTDSIIIATIDKNSKAIKLISLMRDLYVDIGNGKSMNRINSAYSIGGPEMAIDTINNNFGLDLKYYAIIDFEAFQELVDKMGGIDIDVKDYELKEVNKYISEVNGKNATLLKESGFQHLNGQQALSYSRIRKVGNGDYERTERQRLVLKCLMDKAKTVNALRIPDLLTTLVSYVQTNVPLQNIVSLGLSAYKFNNAVQTLRVPVDGYFNSQRVNIGGDMADVLVPDVKANGQFIKEFIYNVKIADSKDVPMYMQNNFHEDDSIAQESSKPKPNIPNYSRRYVQKNTKDNKTEKKDSKSKPDNAVGNNSDSLNAPGSVIDKGNNNANLQDKPQSDAQDKGKSDVPAENKPAEENKT; encoded by the coding sequence ATGGAGAAGAGAATAACATTTAGCAAAAAGAGAATCTTATGGATTGTTATCACATGTATAATGATACCTATTTTGGCATATTGCATATATTTTACTTATCTATTATATTTCAGAAAATCCCCCACAATAGTAAAAACTTCTATAAACTCCGATGAAGAATCGATGGGGCAGCTTTTGGATGTGCCGAATGAAAAGGAGAGCGGAGTTGAGAATATTGTGCTTTTCGGTGTGGACAACAGGACTCCTACCGAGCACGGAAGAACGGATTCAATAATAATAGCAACCATAGATAAAAATTCAAAGGCGATAAAATTAATTTCCCTTATGAGGGATTTATATGTTGATATCGGTAATGGGAAGTCTATGAACCGGATAAATTCCGCCTATTCCATAGGAGGACCTGAAATGGCCATAGATACTATAAACAATAATTTTGGGCTCGATTTGAAGTATTATGCGATAATTGATTTTGAGGCCTTTCAGGAGCTTGTGGATAAAATGGGCGGAATAGATATCGATGTCAAGGATTATGAACTAAAAGAAGTCAATAAGTATATATCTGAAGTCAATGGGAAAAATGCAACACTGTTAAAAGAAAGCGGATTTCAACATTTGAACGGCCAACAAGCCCTTTCCTATTCAAGAATCCGTAAAGTGGGCAATGGGGATTACGAAAGGACGGAAAGACAAAGGCTTGTCTTAAAATGCTTGATGGATAAGGCTAAAACTGTCAATGCTCTCAGAATCCCAGATCTTTTGACCACGCTTGTATCATATGTGCAGACGAATGTGCCTCTTCAAAATATTGTGAGTTTAGGCCTTTCAGCATATAAGTTTAATAATGCCGTACAAACATTAAGAGTGCCTGTTGATGGCTATTTTAATTCGCAAAGGGTGAATATAGGCGGTGACATGGCAGATGTTCTTGTCCCTGATGTAAAAGCAAATGGCCAGTTTATCAAAGAATTTATATATAATGTAAAAATTGCCGACAGCAAAGATGTTCCCATGTATATGCAGAATAACTTTCATGAAGATGACAGTATCGCACAGGAATCTTCAAAGCCAAAACCTAATATACCAAACTACAGCAGAAGATATGTTCAAAAGAATACGAAAGATAACAAGACGGAAAAAAAGGATTCCAAGAGCAAACCAGATAATGCAGTGGGCAATAACAGCGACAGTCTTAATGCACCAGGAAGCGTTATAGACAAGGGAAACAACAATGCCAATTTGCAGGATAAACCGCAGAGTGATGCACAAGATAAGGGTAAGTCCGATGTTCCCGCAGAAAACAAGCCGGCAGAAGAGAATAAGACATGA